In the genome of Brachypodium distachyon strain Bd21 chromosome 3, Brachypodium_distachyon_v3.0, whole genome shotgun sequence, the window ACACAACATTACGGAGTAAGTCTCAGCAATAATGATTTTGGCATGAACAATTGAAAATTTCAATAGCACTTCCCTTAATTTTACTTAACATCACAAAATCATAATAGATTCAGCAGAATTATAGGTCCCTCCATTTTTTATTAAGTCGTAAAACATTTTGTGCGAATATTAACGCAAGTACTGCACGCTCCCGTCCGACATGCGGGACTGGAAACACATGCAGCTGTGGAAAAATTAAAGCCCCGCGCAATTAGCAAAAGAGAACCTGCATGTAACCACCTAAGAAAGCTTCAGGCCTGGCTTTTCTCCACGCCTGCAACCGTGCGCGCATTATAATTCCGAAATCAAGTGAAAATTTTATATGATTTATATTAaaaaacggaggaagtatactAAAATGCATCATAATTTCAGCATATGTGCTCGCAAGCATTCGAACGACGTAATGTTCAAAAGATAATAGTCCGGTGTCGTGGGGAATTTCGGTCAATATGAAAAAACTGACCATTTAGTTAACGGTCAACCAGCGGTCAACTAACagtagtggcatatttgtattTCATGGAAAGACAGTTAAATTTTGAATGGCATTTGGGCATATGGACAAATTTTCaatggcaaatatggaattatCTCTAAGTTAAGCATCTCTCAAAAATTGCAGGTGTTTGCATGATACGCTTAATCCGGTTAATCAATTAACTCGAGCTGTCGATGCTTGCTTGCTTTAGGAGAAGAGCGTCCCGTCCGGGGGTTCGCAGATGAGGGATGCGGCTGACGGCGCCAACGGGGAGAGCCCCAGCAAGAGCAGGGACTGGTAGGTTCACGCAGAGGACGCAGTGCTTTGATATGGTCCGTTGGATTTTGATTTGAATGTCTGTGCGCAGGTGGACGAGGAGCAACTGGGCGTTCCTGAACGAGCCGCCGCAGGAGGAGGCCCCCGGCAAGGCGCACAGCTACACGCCGCAGTTCCACGTCGCCACCGGCCACGCATGATCGCCGTTGAGATCGAAGAAAGTGCTTTTATAGTGTCCGAAGCTGTCGTATCGCAGTCTGGTTCTGCTGTCATCAGTTTACGTATTTTCAGATAGCATGTTACTGTATGTACAGTACGAGGAAGGAATTGTTTTGCGCTTCAGTGGATCACAGTCCACGCGGGTGGGTCGTGATCTTAGCTCGTTGTATTATGTGCCGTTTGTGTAAAATTTTCAGATAGGGAGTGTTCAGATATGTATGAGGAAGAAATAGTCTGGCGGATTGTctcgcaaaagaaaaatactactGTCCTCCTTtagtcaaaacaaaaacaagaagaaatctttctccgttcaacaaaaaatgtcttagGTTTGTCAatatttgaatgtatctagacgtgaCTTAGTgaatagatgcattcaaatttaatcaaaattgagacatctttttgttggatggagaaaGTAGTTGGGTAGACTTGATTGAACTAACATTATCATCGACCGTTCAATTCCGGATAAAAATGGCAATGACACACAGATTACGTCCTGTCTGGATGTATTCGGACCTAGAATTCGGAATTGGCCTTGTCCCAGCTCCAATTCATATTTTTGGACGGTTACATTATTCGGTCCCAGGAAACCCGTTGAATACCGAAATTCGAATTGCTCGTCCCCCTCCGCCAATTCGCCCCAGCGGcccagccgccgccctccccgcGGAGCAGACGAGACGGAGGCGACCCCATGGAttcgacggcggcgcgcaAGTCAGTGCTCTCCGTCCATCCTCCTTATCCCCTCTCTTCCCCCATGGCTCTCTCCCCGGCCCTGGCGGCTCACCCGCATCCCTCCCGTTGGCCCGCAACATCTCTCGGATGCGCTTCCATCTCCCCGTGCAGAGCAGCTCCAGTGGGAACTCGGCCGCCCCATGGCAGGATCCCCCCTCGCCTCCTTTCTCTCCAACCCCCGTTCAATGGAGCATCCACAGGAACCCCAAATCCCCATAACTGAATCTGCCGCTGCTATGAATCTCTGTTTCCCCTTTCTTCGTAAATCCCCAGAACTGAAAGAAAGCTTACCTTGCTGCTTCAATTTTTTCAGGTTGTGCTGATAGCCGCCGCGGGCTCGCCGCTCCTTCTAGCTGCTGACGtgccgctgcgccgccgccgcccctgctgctgccCTCAACGCCTGTCTGGTCGCCGCCGAGCAGAGCAGGTCAGTTTCCCTCCCCTTTATCCGGCCTCCTCCCATGTCCGATGTTCCTTGTCCGGTTGTCCCATCTCTACTTCTCatgttctctcttttttgttcgTCCCAATCTCTCATGTCGGCAGTCTACTTGATTACTTCCTGTCTTCCTCTACTTCTTCTGTAGATAAAAAATGGCCACCAATAGAAGCACTCGCAGCAGAAGTAGGACAGGTGGTTCCAGAGTTGGAAGCTCCGACTCGAATGCGGGCAGTAGTACTGAATGCTGCTCGTCTAGCAACAACCATGTCATGGTACACCTATACTGCCAGTAATTCTCATCCTCGTATAAAAAATCAAGCAGTTTTTGGCTCCCGATCTCTAGGGAGCACTGTATTTCAAACAGCACGAAAATCATAttttgaagtttcaaaaaattctgaaTTTTTTCCAGTGTAAGTATAGATGTGTGCTACATATTTGTACTTTTTCATCAAGAGATAAATTAATTAGTGATCTGTGCAAAAGTCACAAATCTGTGGATCTAGAATAGTAAAGTGTGAAATCTgtgaattttttattttttgtgaagCTCAAATCAATAGTATTTTGTAACCAAAATGTGCAAATACATAACATACGctcatatatacatgtatatttgttttcatgattttttgaaACCCAAAAATGTGATTTCtttaaaaattcaaaaaatggGAACCGGGAGCTGGGAACAAAAATGTATAACTGTATCAGTGTGTTTAGAAGATTGACGTATCGTGGTATCCGTGTCCATGTCGATGTATCTGAGCAACCTAATTTCAAAATATTCAAACCATCTGGATGTTTTTGCCTTCTTAGATTTCAAAATATTCGAAAGCGTACTATTAATATTTCTTATCGTTTTGCAACACACTGGTATGAAGATTGAAATGCTCAAAATAGGTTACTCCACGCCGGTCGCCGCGGTTTGCTAGCTTGGATCCGGAGCATCCCATTGTGCTTGACAAGGCAAGTGAGGTAGGGGGTACACCTTTTCTTGGTTGCAGATATGGACTCTATTTGGGGTTACATGATATATGTTTATGTACctatcttcctcctccttgtaGTTGTCTGCGAAAGAGATGGCATGATTTGGCCACCTTGTTTATGTATTTCATAACGAGCTAGACAAAACCCCATTTTCTTCCCAAAAATTGTCACGGTTTCTTGATTTCAGAGGATTTTGTTAGAACCTAGAATGACCAACTATGAATAGTAACACAGACCAGTAAGTTATGTctaccaaataaaatcttgttCTGTTCTActtgtccaacaaaagattaGTTTCTTACCTGTATATGCTATGCCACTAATATTTAGTTCATCTGGTTATTGATAACTGTCCATTTCATGTTGATTGGATCTGTTTCACGCCTGTCCGATCATCATACCAATATGCTTGCTAATTGGAACGCTTGATTCTATTCAGGGTCGGTAGTTGATAACTTATACCATGTCCATGGTTATAATTAATCTTTTTATTGCACCTTTTAGCGGCATAGCGTGTGGCAAACAGTGTTTTAGGTTTTACTTTTATTGCAGGAATGTAAAGTCGGGGGTAACCAATCAGCTCTTACGCCCCTCCAGAGATCTGCACGGTTGCATCGAGGTGATAAGAGTCCAAGCAAGCTCTTAGTGGAAAAGGGAAGTTACCTGAAACAGCTGCCGTTGACACAAAATCCCCGGGTTATTGCCCATAATAGGAAGACTCAATCAGCTATTACGCCCCTCCGGAGATCTGCACGGTTCCATCAAGGTGATATGAGTCCAAGCAAGCTCTTAGTGGAAAAGGGGAGTTACCTGAAACAGCTGCCGTTGACACCAAATCCTCGGGTTATTACCCATAACAGGAAGACTCAAACTATTGTTAACAAAGACAAGAGACGAGAGAATCCAACAAGGAGTAGCCAGAGAATTGCTGCATTAAAGGCTTCGGCTAGGATGAAAACACACAAGGAGCCCCGGACATTGTTTCAAGATTCCCAAGATGTTCCTCCCAGGAAAAAGACTGCAGATGCATCCTACAGTATGAGTGAGATGCAACAGCTAAAGCCCAGTTATTGTGAGGATCTGACAagaaagaggaagagaggcaCTGAAAGAAAGCCGACATCAAGGAAGCTAAGTCACCAGGAGCCCAAATCTGGTTGTCAAAAAATTGCTCCTATCACTGAAACCAGAAATATCATTCGCAAAAAGAGTGAAAATGATCCTTCTTCCATAATGGAGCCTAAAATTAGTGATGATACATTGATGAACACCAAGGAGTGCAAAGAAGAGCCATTTGGGATTAAAAGAGGAGTAGAGCAACAGCTTTGTGCTTCAGATCATTGGACAGAAGAGCAGGACTTGACATTGCGCCAGGCTTACTTCACCGCTCGACCATCACCACATTTCTGGAAGAAAGTTTCCAAAATGGTATTGCCAATCCTTCCATTTTGTTGCTTCAGTggtttgatcatatctttgtAGTTGCAAGAGCTGCTTCATAACTAGTTGCATGAGTTGCGTTAAGAAAACATCATTATGTATTGTTGTTTTGGCTTGATTATTAATTATAAAAAACAATGAAAACGCTGCAATTAAAGTGTTGTGCTCTTAAATGGGTTTTCACTTTATCAAGAATTTTCTATAACTGGCTAGGAGTTATTCATGGTCTCCGTGCTAGGCCTTAGCATATTCCACTGCGATGTTTTGTGATGTGCTTCTTGTAAGCAGTCAATAGAAAccatgtacttcctccgatctataaaaagtgtcgcccatttagtacaaaatttgtactaacttagtacaaaatgggcgacactttttatgtatcggagggagtacaacattAAACAAATATCCAAAAGACTGCCATAGTCCAACTCCAACATACCACTATTATTTCAATGGCCAGTAAGCTAAACTAGCAGAGAGCATATCCTGAAAATGTGAAGAACTGCTAAAAGTTACGAGGGATTGATAATCATGCTGAATCGAACATTCCACAGTTAAACATCATTTTGCGTTGAAGGGTAAATCATTAATAGTGAACGAAATGTTGGCTGTCTTTTGTTTTATGAAACATAATTTACAGAATATGCTCATGAGAGCTAgtaatttcctttttgaaaatgaGAAATTCATGTGAAATAACTATGTACAGAAATGTGGCAATGGTCACAAGTAATTTGTAGATTCAGGAAAGTGGCAATAACACATGGAGTCAGTTGTACAAGATAGTGATGCTATCtagatttcctttttcttctgatCACATTTTGACGCCAAAATGGATGTGGAAAACATGGTTATCATAATATTCACAATGTTGCTTACACGGTTCATGCAAATAAATACTGTCATATTACGGTTGCTAGTATTTTAGTTGAAATCTGTTAATGTTGTCTCAACTGGAGTTGATGTCAGCCATTTCTAGTGATGCTTTACCACATGTCATATAACTCGGGTAATGCTTGAGGTAACATGTCACACTACTATGACAATCTATTTTGTACTTAGCTGAAGTTCACCAATGGTATGTCCTATAGATTACTCATCTATGCAAAATATCACTGTTAATCATGATTGCTAGTATTTCAATTCTGCTCTATTAATGCTCAACTGTAGTTGATTTCAGCCTTTCTAGTGATGCTTTACCACATGCCATGTAACATGTAACCGATAAGGTGTCACATTGCTTTGACAATCTATTGTGTATACCCGAAGTACTTAAGTGGTATATCCTAAAGGTTACTCAATGTTTTTGTAGGTGACTTCTCCCTTTCATTTGTTAGCGAGTTCTTCCATATAATTTGTTAGTGAGTTCTTCCATTATCATTTGTCAGTCCAGCAATTGTTGATCCTTTCAGGTGCCAGGGAAATCTGCTGAAGAGTGTTTCAACAGAGTTCATGCTGACCTTTCAACGCCCACTCCGATTGCCCCTCGTCCTCGAGCAAGTAAAACACAGTTTTCGCCTCTAGGGCATTTCACATTGTCCGACCCAAAATTTCCGAATCTCTTGGAACCTCTAGTGGGAAGACAAAGGACCGCCAAACAGAAGAGCCTAGCAGCACAAAAGACAGTGAGACATTTGCTGAAGAAGCATTCCCTCATTGACCAAGCTCAAGAGGCTGATCACTTCTCGGTATTTGAAACATCACCATCTGCTTTGCAATTGAACATTCCGCTTGAGGATTGTCCTGGGACCCCTGACAATTATCTAAATTCCTGTGCCCTGCACAAGGGCGACATGAGTTCTAGAGCACGTAAGAGACCATTGTCAAGGTTGAAAACTAAGCAAGATGAACCGAGCCCAGCAGTTCTGAAGCCTGTAAAGAATGCTATTTTACATGAGAAGTACATTAATCAGTTGTCACGTAGAGAAGAAGGCGCAAAAAAGCCTCGGAAAAAGGCTGCTGGCACCAATGCAACTGATCCTGAGAGGCCTGTTTCGGGGCAGCAAGCTGGTGGTCTGAGGGCTGCAAAGGACGCTCTCATATCAGAAGCAACAGACTTCATATGCCAGTTTAAGAAGTCACAAGCCAATTCCCTTGCGCACCTTCTGGAAAATagtgaagatgatgaagataaTTGTAATATATAGTGGTTCCAAGGTGCTTCTAGCTTTCCCCTCGATGTTAAAGCATAACTATTTATTACTTTAGTTAGTAGAGTAAGACTAAGAGACTGACGATGATTTGTGGCAGTCCACCAAGCAGCGGCTGCTTGTGCATGTGCATATATGCCCACATAAGTGGTAAAGATAAGTACGCATTCAGTGACTACATTAACAGTATAACTGTACTAAAAATGCTCACACATAGGACTTGCAGATTATATCAAATCCACCAATCCACCTCAGGATGGATTATGCAGGGCTCATATGcacaaggaaagaaaaaattgcTCTTTGGcataagaaaaatagaaaaccaCGTGAGCTGACTAATGCATTGTGGTACCGGTTTCTCGAAAGAaccaattgttttttttacagggaATGCCTTTTTCTAGGGAAGTTTACAGGGAATACTTGTCGATGGTGAAGGATGGCTAGAGTGGCTGCAGACTCTTTCTCGGCCAGAGTAGCTAATGGGCCGGCCCATACGAAAAAGGTTGTGGGCATGGGCGTGGGATTCCTATTCGGTTTGCGCTACACAGGCTGGGCACCGAGGCCTTGAACGAACCTGGACGGCCCGACGAGGGCGCACGCGTAAAGGCCCCGAAACTTCGGCGAGGGCGATggacggctgcggcggcgatggccgcCGTCCTCGCGCCGTCTTCATGGCCTTCGGCACCCACGGCGACGTATTCCCCATCGCTGTATGCCTCTCCTCTCTGTGCGTGGTGTGTGTGTATTAGTGCTCAGGTGAATAACGCAACCCTCTTGCCGCTGACATCTAGTGAAAGCGGGGAGCAATGGAATTCCACTTGAGTTCCACAGCATATAGctcatgattttgttttcttttgctccACCTATTACTTGGCAGTTGAGAGCTCCACATTAAGCCATCAAATCGATATAGTTTTCTGATTTTCTAGATGGAAAATCAATGTAGCGTCGGTAATACTGAATGTGGAGAAAGTTGGCAAAATTTACCCTTGTCAGGTCACTATACGTTGCATCTGACAActccttttcttcttattaGGCCCTTGCTGCAGCTTTTTCTCTTGATCAACAGCAGTACAGTGTGGTGTTCATCACTCATTCAGCACATCAGGTCTCGATGGTGTGAAATTAGAACAATTGAAGCTTTCTGAAACTCGTTCTTGTGgactaaaaaataaatctgaTGCAGAATTTATCGGCACATCTAGCAGCCAGTAATGTCAGGTACATGCCTGTGTCTAGCCCACCTGTCCTTGCTGCTAAACAGCTTGAGAATATCGCATGTAAGTGCTATGAATTTAGCTAATCCTGTATAAAATAACTTTTCTATCATAATTTTCTTTGCAAATATGATTTATCAGGCAACTCCCTTTCTTAGATGGATCTGTTGAATCGAACGCTGAATATGAGTCATTTTCACGGCGAAAAGAGACCATTCAGATCGAGCACAGGGAAGAGTGTTTATCTTATGTTGAAGAAGTGTTTGGAAATGATCCAAGCATTCGTAGTGACTTCATTGTGATAAATTTCTTTGCCCTGGTGAGGACCTCACTAACAACCTAATGATCATGTTTGCTAGAAGTTAAGTAGTGGGGCTCCTGGTTCAAGTTTTGGCTACAATTTGTGCATCTTAATACTCTTATGTGCACTGGCATAATGCTGGAACCTCTGCACAATTCATGCTGAAACTATGGACTTCATAGTTTCATCAGGGCAGTGAACAGACCAGGGACAATATCAGTCAATCAGTTCTCTGTTGGAATTAATGCGGATATAAAATGCACTGTGTGGTGATAATATGAGTTTATCTCATGATTTAGGAGGGTTGGCATCTTGCAGAATTGTTTCAAGTTAAGTGCATCATTGCTGCTCCATATTTTGTTCCATATAGGTAATTTGGCTATATTGGCTTCAATTTTACATAGAAGCTGTTTTCTTGCAATGATTTTATCAGGGCATTGTGCACTCATTTTTAGCACTCTTTAGTATCTTCTGCCTGATTCTGGTTTGTTCACATGTTCTCATTTGCTTGTGCAGTGCTCCTACATCATTTGAACGCCAATTTAAACAAAGTTTTCCTCTTCTATACAAGTACTTTCAAGAAGCTCCCACCAACACGGTACAAGTTTGGCCTTCTAGTAGTGATGCAATATAAGCATATTATACCTCTCAGATTATTGTTTCTTCAATTGGTCTACATTAACTTATCTGCTAAGAAAAACATAATTTCATGAGCATTTTATCATTTGATCAAAGCTTAAAAGATAATTTCATGACCACTTTATGATTGGCCCAAAGCGTAGAATTCAGCACCATATGTCTGCAGTACccattactccctccgtcccattttaagtgactcaaatttgtccaaatatgaatgtatctatacctaaaaagcgtctagatacatgtaatagaaagtcacttaatatgggacggagggagtataatggAAGAATAAATAGCGGAGCAAGCACCTGTCAGTAGTAGTTCCTGACTTCTTGTATGTCAATCAGTATATTGATTAGAATCTTACTATTAGATTAGCCACCAAGTCTCCAATACTTAAGGACTATGACATTTCATTTCTTCATGCTAGTTCTCCAGCACAGACGTTGCGGTTAATGGTAGTGCTTTGATATACATGCACGATTCTGTCTTTGATATGCATGTATCACCTGCTTTGCATTGGGAATAGTTGTTTTGATGATGTAAAACAACGACAGGTCTGCTGGACTGACATTGCCCACTGGATGTGGGCGCTCTTCATGGAAACTTGGGGATCGTGGAGAAATGATTGTCTAAATCTTAGTCCTATTCCTTATACTGTGAGTGTATGTATTCACTCATGTTCTATTTGGTTATATTTATGCAAACTTGTTCCGCTATATGTGAGTGTGATTAACTGATTACCACAGGGACTTTACTGAGGCCAGCTTTCTTTGTAACTACAGGATCCAGTAACAAATCTTCCTTTGTGGCATGTGCGGGCAGAGTCGCCATTGTTGCTGTAAGATTTGCAATATATCACCTTTTTAAAGATAAATATTAATCCTGTCTGTTGCTAACAGCATAtaataaatgttttttttgtggcGAAGCATATAATAGATGTTACCTTTGTATGTTATAATGTGTTCTGAAAACTCTGGCTTTCAATAAAACTGGAACGAAAAGCATGCTATATTCAGCACGTTACTTATGAACTTAAGTCAATGACAAGTAATGGTGGTTATTAGTTGTGCTAGGACAAATTAGTAATCTGAGAATGGAAATACAGCTTTTGTTAATTATGGTTATACTTTAGTAAATGAATTTCATGCAATTGGGTTGCCATTTGAGCAGGTACGGTTTCAGCAAGGAAATTGTGGAGCGCCCGGGTAAGTTCTGATGAGACATGGTTCTTTCTAAAATCCTTGTAAAGGTTTATACTCTATAAGTTCATACAGTAGCAAATTTTTGTATTAATTACCACCACCGTTATACAATAACAGGATATTGGCCCTCCAGTGCTCATGTTTGTGGTTTTTGGTTTCTTCCTATGGCTTGGCAATTTTCATGTGACAATTGCAGAGGGTTATTGTGTGGTAATGTTAATCCTTCATCTGAGGGTATTCTATGTGGAAATCATTCTGGCCTAGAACACTACCTCATGGGAAGTTCTTATTCGTCTTTACCAATCTTTATAGGATTAAGTTCCATTGGTAGGTACGTTTCTAGAGGTGAATTAAATGGTTTCTCTCATGTGCAAAATGACTTGTCAGCATACTCATCCATGGTATCAATCTGCCGCAGCATGGGTTTTCTTAGAAATCCTAAAGCATTTCTAATGGTGATTAAAGCTGTCATAGAGTCAACAGATTATAGATTTATCCTTTTCTCATCTGGATACCAGCCACTAGATTCAGCAATCAGATTTGTTGCTTCTTCAGTACCAGAATCAAGTGAGTTAGAGGCAACTGCTCT includes:
- the LOC100824917 gene encoding uncharacterized protein LOC100824917, coding for MGSLMAGWDSPVLGDDSKARVMRNRSLTKEEVEAFRRQRAKPPAKDDGGGDVVVTSPLASPGRPLEKSVPSGGSQMRDAADGANGESPSKSRDWWTRSNWAFLNEPPQEEAPGKAHSYTPQFHVATGHA
- the LOC100839407 gene encoding uncharacterized protein LOC100839407, whose amino-acid sequence is MATNRSTRSRSRTGGSRVGSSDSNAGSSTECCSSSNNHVMVTPRRSPRFASLDPEHPIVLDKASEECKVGGNQSALTPLQRSARLHRGDKSPSKLLVEKGSYLKQLPLTQNPRVIAHNRKTQSAITPLRRSARFHQGDMSPSKLLVEKGSYLKQLPLTPNPRVITHNRKTQTIVNKDKRRENPTRSSQRIAALKASARMKTHKEPRTLFQDSQDVPPRKKTADASYSMSEMQQLKPSYCEDLTRKRKRGTERKPTSRKLSHQEPKSGCQKIAPITETRNIIRKKSENDPSSIMEPKISDDTLMNTKECKEEPFGIKRGVEQQLCASDHWTEEQDLTLRQAYFTARPSPHFWKKVSKMVPGKSAEECFNRVHADLSTPTPIAPRPRASKTQFSPLGHFTLSDPKFPNLLEPLVGRQRTAKQKSLAAQKTVRHLLKKHSLIDQAQEADHFSVFETSPSALQLNIPLEDCPGTPDNYLNSCALHKGDMSSRARKRPLSRLKTKQDEPSPAVLKPVKNAILHEKYINQLSRREEGAKKPRKKAAGTNATDPERPVSGQQAGGLRAAKDALISEATDFICQFKKSQANSLAHLLENSEDDEDNCNI